A genomic segment from Corylus avellana chromosome ca5, CavTom2PMs-1.0 encodes:
- the LOC132183376 gene encoding E3 ubiquitin-protein ligase PUB23-like has protein sequence MDEIDVPPFFLCPISLELMKDPVTVSTGITYDRENIEKWLFSGKNNTCPITKQPLSAECDLTPNHTLRRLIQSWCTANASHGIERIPTPKPPISKIQIAKLFNNAKSTESKIKCLQNLHSLAFESAANKRCMEATGAVVDFLASIVSAVEEEEEASNDDGIDKALSILSCLQLSDAALKKLTGRNGEFIKSLTRAMQRGSYETRAHAVLLLKSMMEVAEPMEMISLETEFFVELVHVLHDQGSNVVLKLLIQLCPWGRNRVKAVKAGAVTVLIELLLDCFDRRACEMTLVALYMLCGCAEGRVELLGHAAGLAIVSKKILRVSQVASEKAVSILFAISKFSATPAVVQEMLQLGVVAKLCMMLQVECGSKAKEKAKEILILHASAWKSSSCIPKSFLSSYPS, from the coding sequence ATGGATGAGATCGATGTTCCTCCGTTCTTTCTCTGCCCCATTTCTCTAGAGCTCATGAAAGACCCCGTTACGGTCTCTACTGGAATAACCTACGACCGCGAAAACATCGAAAAATGGTTGTTTTCCGGGAAAAACAATACCTGTCCGATCACAAAACAACCACTTTCAGCCGAGTGTGATCTAACACCAAACCACACTCTCAGGCGATTGATCCAATCATGGTGCACCGCCAATGCTTCTCATGGCATCGAAAGGATTCCGACGCCGAAGCCTCCAATCAGCAAAATCCAGATTGCCAAACTCTTCAACAATGCCAAATCCACAGAGTCGAAGATAAAATGCCTGCAAAATCTCCACTCTCTCGCTTTCGAGAGTGCAGCCAATAAACGTTGCATGGAAGCTACCGGCGCGGTGGTTGACTTCTTAGCTTCCATTGTGTCAgcagtagaagaagaagaagaagcttcaAACGACGACGGGATTGACAAAGCCTTGAGCATCCTCTCCTGTCTCCAACTTTCTGATGCCGCTCTAAAGAAACTTACTGGGAGAAATGGCGAGTTCATCAAATCCTTGACGCGAGCCATGCAACGTGGGAGCTACGAGACTCGCGCTCATGCGGTTTTGTTGTTGAAATCCATGATGGAAGTTGCTGAACCGATGGAGATGATCAGTTTGGAAACTGAATTCTTCGTCGAATTAGTGCACGTCTTGCATGATCAGGGCTCAAATGTGGTGTTAAAATTGCTAATCCAGCTTTGTCCGTGGGGAAGAAACAGAGTGAAAGCAGTGAAAGCAGGCGCAGTTACTGTATTGATAGAGCTTCTTCTTGATTGTTTCGACCGGAGGGCTTGCGAAATGACGTTGGTGGCATTGTACATGCTATGCGGATGTGCCGAGGGGCGGGTGGAGCTGCTCGGGCATGCGGCGGGGCTGGCGATTGTGTCAAAGAAAATTCTGAGGGTTTCCCAGGTGGCGAGCGAGAAGGCGGTGAGTATTCTGTTCGCCATTTCGAAGTTCTCGGCAACTCCGGCGGTTGTTCAGGAAATGTTGCAGTTGGGTGTGGTGGCAAAGCTGTGTATGATGCTTCAGGTGGAATGTGGGAGCAAGgccaaagaaaaagcaaaagagatACTTATATTGCACGCTAGCGCATGGAAGAGTTCT